From the genome of Terriglobia bacterium, one region includes:
- a CDS encoding cytochrome D1 domain-containing protein: MKKLTLVIVLMLLAVSAVSQTSKTHYQQTAKWTLGGEGFWDYLLYDPVGHRLFAAHNDKVLVIDASNGKQIGEIPTEGAHGTALVQDKGLGFCTNGRAGTVTVFDLKTLAKKTDIKVGENPDAIIYDRYSKHVIVMNGRSHDMMAIDPSTLKVVADVPLGGKLEFAASDRSHVYVNVEDKGEIGVVDSKTWKQVNTWKLNGCQEPSGLALDEKTDRLFAVCGDKKMIILNAKTGAEIASVPTGGGTDADRYDPGLNYAFASNGEGTLTVVGEKNGKYEVVENVQTARGARTMELDPKTHTIYLATAEFGPPAEGQRRPSIKPGTFMILVYSYKK, encoded by the coding sequence ATGAAAAAGCTGACCCTCGTCATCGTCCTGATGCTCTTGGCCGTTTCGGCCGTGTCGCAAACTTCAAAGACGCACTATCAGCAGACCGCCAAGTGGACGCTCGGCGGCGAAGGTTTCTGGGACTACCTGCTCTACGATCCAGTCGGCCATCGCCTCTTCGCAGCGCACAATGACAAGGTGCTCGTCATAGACGCCTCCAACGGCAAGCAAATCGGCGAAATCCCAACCGAAGGCGCCCACGGTACCGCTCTCGTGCAGGACAAAGGCCTCGGCTTCTGCACCAATGGACGCGCCGGAACCGTCACCGTGTTCGACCTGAAAACGCTCGCCAAGAAAACCGATATCAAGGTCGGCGAAAATCCCGATGCCATCATCTACGATCGTTACTCGAAGCACGTGATCGTGATGAACGGGCGCAGCCATGACATGATGGCGATCGATCCCTCAACCCTGAAAGTCGTCGCCGACGTGCCTCTCGGCGGCAAACTGGAATTCGCCGCCTCCGATCGTTCGCACGTCTACGTCAACGTAGAAGACAAGGGCGAGATCGGCGTCGTCGACAGCAAAACCTGGAAGCAGGTCAATACCTGGAAACTGAACGGCTGCCAGGAGCCATCCGGCCTGGCCCTCGACGAGAAAACCGATCGCCTGTTCGCCGTGTGCGGCGACAAGAAGATGATCATCCTCAACGCCAAAACTGGCGCAGAAATCGCCAGCGTTCCCACCGGCGGCGGCACCGACGCCGATCGTTACGATCCCGGACTGAATTACGCGTTCGCCTCCAACGGGGAAGGAACGCTAACGGTTGTCGGCGAAAAGAACGGCAAGTACGAAGTCGTCGAGAACGTGCAGACCGCGCGCGGCGCCCGTACTATGGAACTCGATCCGAAGACGCACACCATCTACCTGGCGACGGCCGAATTCGGCCCACCAGCCGAAGGTCAGCGCCGCCCCAGCATCAAGCCCGGAACATTTATGATCCTGGTGTATTCGTACAAGAAGTAG